The DNA region TTGCGGCGGCACTGCGACGCGGAGGAGTTTATGAATAGGTGGATTACGAAAtgggggcagaaaaaaaggaaaaaaaaggaaagaaataagaacaaaaaagtgaaaaaaaaagtaaaaaaaaagtaaaaaaaaatgataaatgaAAGGTGAACACAAAGAGGGCTAATGCAATGGCAGCTACATTTTCCAGCTTTGGCCACTCGTCCCCATGGGGTCTGTGTGAGATGCGCGGGACCCATAGGAGGAGGGGCTACGCGGAGGGGCTACGCGGAGGGGCCACGTGGAGGAGCTACGTATGGGCGTATTCAAAAGGCAGTCGggggaatttaaaaatttcggGCCGCAGAATGGAAGGAGAGGGGGCACGGGCGGCTCAACACCACCACGTGCGTAGTAAAAATGGGCAGTGGTTGCATCGTGCTTCGCTCCATCAGCTTGGTTCGCTCCGCTTCGCTACGTTTCGTTTCACTTCTTACTTTATGTGCGTTTCCCTCCGGCTGCACTCCACACTGTGATGTGGAGGAGTCCCCATTGCGAAGCTGTGCGAGGTGCAAAAGTGGGAACCACCCGATACCGTTGCGTGTTAGCGTTCGAAGCAAACAAGGGACTTTGGCCCCCTTCGTGCCATTCGCACGGAGAGCACTGCCCCAGTTATACTTCCTCCTCTGCTACGCCTTTCGATGCATCCCTTCGACTGGGAGGAGGGGATCCCCCCACACGGCAGACACTCCAGGGAAACGCCTAATTGAGAGTTCCCCCATCTGTGTGGACTGCCAAAACCGGAGGAGCCCTGCTGCCAATAAACCACACTCGCCGCGGAacctttgcaaaatggatgtGACGTTCCAGTTGGGGCTCTCCACCGGTGAGTTCTAGGCAGGTTATAGGTCTCTTCCAAACCGCCCCCAGTGCTCGCTTCCTTTTGGAGCAAAGCCATTCGGGGTGGTagcataaattaaaaagggagtgGTCTTCTCTCACACCAATCACCCCCAAGAGGTATATGACCACTGCCCATCACCCCTGTCCTGTTTTGCCTGCCCAACCCGATACATCTACGTAgaatcttcttcttttttttagaatGTGTTAACTAGCGCTTCTCGTatgattttcttcttttcgccAGTCAGGTTTTTTGGAAAGATGATGTCAAATTCGACGATGAGATCTCCCTTGGTGTTGGGCATCTTGGAAGAAGGCATGCCTTCTTTGGAAACAACTTTTTTAGTTTTTGGAGTGACGATTTCGTCCACTCGGACGTTTATGTCCCTGTTATCTAGCGACTTCACAATGAACTGGAAGCCAGTTAGAGCTTTGTCCAGTGGTACGGGGCACTTGTATATTAAATTGTTCGAATCGCGCACAAATCTGTCGTGTGTTTTTGTTTTCACTTTAAAAACCAAATCTCCTGGTTGACTCATTGGGGATAATTGGTCTCCTTCTCCATAGAAAGTTATTTTGGTTCCGTCCTTCCAGCCTGCCTTCACATCTATGGTGACGTAATTGTCGTCTTCGTAGCTCTTAGAACCCATGAACCTCTTGCGGGTGATTTTTAGCTTCTTCTTGCACCCGCTGTAGAGCTCCTCCAGGGTCAGCGCGAGCGGCACTTCGAAGGTCGCCGGTTTGCTGCTGTAGTTGTTATTTACgtctgcagggggggtggggggggggaagttaaCGTGAAGGAGGCAATTCACACGACGGGGGAACACTCTGCACATGCACAGCGTAGGAGCCGCCCCCACAGGCACCTACTTGTAGACGTGGAGGGCCTGGCC from Plasmodium vivax chromosome 4, whole genome shotgun sequence includes:
- a CDS encoding heat shock protein, putative (encoded by transcript PVX_002875A), which codes for MGKDYYSILGVSKDCTTNDLKKAYRKLAMMWHPDKHKDVKSKKEAEEKFKNIAEAYDVLSDEEKRKIYDAYGEEGLKGSAPTGGNTYVYSGVDPSELFSRIFGSDGHFSFSSGFDDDFSPFSTFVNMTSRKARPSTSTNVNNNYSSKPATFEVPLALTLEELYSGCKKKLKITRKRFMGSKSYEDDNYVTIDVKAGWKDGTKITFYGEGDQLSPMSQPGDLVFKVKTKTHDRFVRDSNNLIYKCPVPLDKALTGFQFIVKSLDNRDINVRVDEIVTPKTKKVVSKEGMPSSKMPNTKGDLIVEFDIIFPKNLTGEKKKIIREALVNTF